A window of Tripterygium wilfordii isolate XIE 37 chromosome 7, ASM1340144v1, whole genome shotgun sequence contains these coding sequences:
- the LOC120002756 gene encoding translin-associated protein X, giving the protein MFFYSCALHKISHMAPKPKPQLLHRIAGDSSQSSAKRARAMSTDSPMKEAFTKYADYLNNLNDKRERVVKASRDITMNSKKVIFQVHRISKYNRDEVLEKAEKDLAAVRDQFISRLINELRGSDFWKLRRAYSPGVQEYVEAATFFRFCKTGTLLNLDEINATLLPLNDPSLEPLKINVLDYILGLADLTGELMRLAIGRISDGELEFAEKICRFVRDIYRELTLIVPHMDDSSDMKTKMDTMLQSVMKIENACFSIHVRGSEYMPLLGSSEPSSFLLGVSDIEL; this is encoded by the exons ATGTTCTTCTACTCTTGCGCTCTTCACAAGATATCTCACATGGCGcccaaacccaaaccccaacTCCTCCATCGAA TTGCAGGCGATTCTTCGCAGAGCTCAGCAAAGCGGGCGAGAGCGATGAGCACCGATTCCCCCATGAAGGAAGCTTTTACTAAATACGCCGATTACCTCAACAACCTT AATGATAAACGAGAAAGAGTGGTTAAGGCAAGTCGTGATATCACCATGAACAGCAAAAAGGTCATATTTCAGGTGCACAG AATAAGTAAATACAATAGAGATGAAGTTCTGGAAAAGGCTGAAAAGGATCTAGCAGCTGTGAGAGATCAGTTTATTTCTCGGTTGATAAATGAATTGCGAGGGTCTGATTTTTGGAAGCTTAGAAGAGCATACTCTCCAGGG GTACAAGAATATGTTGAAGCTGCAACATTTTTTAGATTCTGCAAAACTGGGACTCTTTTGAATCTGGATGAGATAAACGCTACTCTGTTACCACTCAATGATCCATCTCTCGAGCCTTTAAAAATTAACGTCCTCGACTATATCCTAGGG CTTGCGGATTTGACAGGAGAGCTGATGCGTTTGGCTATTGGTCGAATATCAGATGGTGAGCTTGAGTTTGCTGAGAAGATATGTAGATTTGTGCGTGATATCTATAGGGAGTTGACCTTAATTGTCCCACATATGGATGATAGTTCTGACATGAAGACAAAGATGGATACGATGCTTCAAAGTGTGATGAAGATAGAGAATG CTTGCTTTAGCATCCATGTGAGAGGGTCAGAGTATATGCCGCTGCTTGGATCCAGTGAGCCAAGTTCTTTTTTGCTTGGGGTGTCCGACATTGAACTATGA
- the LOC120002755 gene encoding uncharacterized protein LOC120002755: MTEGVSRGQNRTCFQKKTLNNCGINGNLDNIVLIDVDSDRLNDVIVIDAPKGLQQQCEGSRIRREVKKYPYGSIISIDDDDGDDVDQPGGNMESGSDSDATSSKSCPVFSHMKIEVDNDECRVIHEKKSGFKLSKCQKSYTWKYPCRNRYGLNNDSESDSSDSDSSDCEFMEGSSGKLREQWEKASIRRKGNAYDGNSGFDAQATASASHGDVHPKVDAGNGYGKQSEEPPCTSSRSTDFEKGFFTSFGPTVDDASLDTHMEFYQKINQDVYGKDDVCLNGETCIGANLSTSVPQNDVGCSDGRGSSGHDEQYHSQGLSSWSNGEHGDRQDNHSKAFHRDRSGNTADEHSFSNSQSRPDVYCDNFKASLQDEQDGDIPFCNEQDSHETDNIHHERDKLEKTNEFFKEIPVSGEQLVSNAQPSDWTFTKVVSPSEYKVRAIPEKSISNGQHCEIQNQQGKPSSSESKQPSIDSTSTNKLCHGMDPLQTQGGDFIPAASIDIINEREKLKETNEYKRVVEEEWASRQRQLQIQAEEAQRLRKRKKAESMRLLDMQRRQKQRVEEVRETQKKDQEDLNLKEKFRAEVRNELCKLEKICIDMASLLRGLGIHVPGGYRPLSHQVNAAYKQALLRFHPDRASRTDIRQQVEAEEKFKLISRMKEKLLMTSFH, encoded by the exons ATGACAGAAGGAGTCTCAAGAGGTCAAAACAGAACATGTTTCCAGAAGAAAACACTTAACAACTGTGGGATAAATGGGAATCTTGATAATATTGTTCTCATTGATGTTGACAGTGATAGGCTCAATGATGTGATAGTCATTGATGCGCCCAAGGGTTTACAGCAGCAATGTGAAGGTTCTAGAATACGTAGAGAAGTTAAAAAATACCCTTATGGGAGCATAATAAGCATAGACGATGATGATGGTGACGATGTGGATCAACCTGGTGGCAATATGGAAAGTGGTAGTGATAGCGATGCCACTTCCAGCAAAAGTTGTCCTGTGTTCTCCCATATGAAAATTGAAGTAGATAATGATGAATGTCGAGTTATTCATGAAAAAAAGTCTGGATTCAAGTTGTCAAAGTGCCAGAAATCCTACACCTGGAAATATCCGTGTAGAAACCGTTATGGTCTGAATAATGATTCTGAGAGTGATTCTTCAGATTCCGATTCTTCGGATTGTGAATTTATGGAAGGGTCTTCTGGCAAGCTTCGTGAACAGTGGGAGAAAGCTTCAATTAGGAGAAAAGGTAATGCTTACGATGGTAATTCGGGTTTTGATGCTCAGGCCACTGCCTCTGCCTCCCATGGTGATGTTCATCCAAAGGTTGATGCTGGAAATGGGTATGGAAAACAATCAGAAGAACCTCCTTGCACAAGTTCAAGAAGTACAGATTTTGAGAAAGGATTTTTTACTTCCTTTGGTCCTACTGTTGATGATGCATCTCTTGATACCCATATGGAATTTTATCAGAAGATCAATCAGGATGTTTATGGGAAGGATGATGTTTGCTTAAATGGAGAAACATGTATTGGTGCTAATTTAAGCACCTCTGTACCGCAGAATGATGTTGGATGCAGTGATGGGCGTGGCTCTAGTGGTCATGATGAGCAATACCACTCTCAGGGACTCTCTTCATGGTCCAATGGGGAACATGGTGATAGACAAGATAATCATTCAAAAGCTTTTCATCGAGATAGGTCGGGAAACACTGCCGATGAACATTCCTTTTCTAATTCCCAGTCAAGGCCAGATGTGTATTGTGATAATTTTAAAGCTAGTCTTCAGGATGAACAAGATGGAGATATTCCTTTCTGCAATGAACAAGATTCTCATGAAACAGATAACATCCATCATGAAAGAGATAAGTTGGAGAAAACGAATGAGTTTTTCAAAGAGATACCAGTTTCTGGAGAACAATTGGTCTCAAATGCTCAACCATCCGATTGGACGTTTACAAAAGTCGTAAGTCCCTCTGAGTACAAAGTTAGAGCCATTCCAGAAAAATCCATAAGCAATGGTCAGCATTGTGAAATACAAAATCAGCAAGGGAAACCAAGTTCATCAGAATCTAAGCAGCCATCTATTGATTCTACATCTACCAATAAGCTATGTCATGGAATGGACCCATTACAGACTCAAGGTGGTGATTTTATACCTGCTGCTTCAATTGATATAATAAatgaacgtgaaaagctgaAGGAGACCAATGAATACAAGCGAGTTGTAGAAGAAGAATGGGCTTCAAGGCAGAGGCAATTGCAAATTCAG GCTGAAGAGGCTCAGAGGTTGCGGAAGAGAAAAAAAGCTGAAAGCATGCGATTGTTAGACATGCAAAGAAGACAAAAGCAGCGTGTTGAAGAAGTGAGAGAAACACAGAAGAAG GATCAGGAGGATTTGAACTTGAAAGAGAAGTTTCGTGCTGAAGTAAGGAACGAGCTTTGTAAATTGGAAAAAATATGCATTGATATGGCCTCATTACTCCGTGGGTTGGGTATTCATGTCCCAGGAGGTTATCGTCCCTTGTCACACCAG GTTAACGCTGCTTATAAACAAGCCTTGCTAAGATTTCATCCTGACCGAGCATCGAGGACTGACATTCGCCAGCAGGTGGAGGCAGAGGAAAAGTTTAAGCTTATTTCTCGCATGAAAGAGAAGCTTTTGATGACTTCATTTCACTAA
- the LOC120002273 gene encoding translation initiation factor IF3-1, mitochondrial-like isoform X1 has product MALWCRINQSKLKLFSHQLKRYYLQIPHASSVNYSTTCSTHYLLENPLSGINRMGTGFCSNVRCFAAPVQTKPKKEDKDTTGPRLNEQITADIVRVVINEEHYVVSRREALERARKLNLDLVEVQRNADPPVCKIMDFHMERYKQEVKEKERAKSKSEVMMKKGDFKVIRFFPKCELKDLKMKADMTKRLMERGYRVKCVAKAKAKGNEDQDLGELYLVSLP; this is encoded by the exons ATGGCCTTGTGGTGTCGAATCAACCAATCAAAGCTCAAGCTTTTCTCACATCAGCTCAAGAGATACTACTTACAAATTCCTCATGCGTCTTCGGTTAATTACTCCACGACATGCTCAACACATTATCTATTAGAGAACCCGTTGTCGGGTATTAATAGAATGGGCACGGGCTTTTGCAGTAATGTAAGGTGCTTTGCTGCTCCAGTTCAG ACTAAGCCGAAGAAGGAAGACAAGGATACAACTGGACCTCGTTTAAATGAACAAATCACAGCTGACATTGTTAGGGTTGTGATAAACGAAG AGCATTATGTTGTTTCCAGGCGGGAAGCACTTGAACGTGCGAGGAAACTTAATCTTGATCTGGTTGAG GTCCAAAGGAATGCTGATCCACCTGTCTGCAAAATAATGGACTTCCATATGGAAAGGTACAAGCAAGAAGTTAAGGAAAAGGAACGTGCTAAAAGCAAG TCTGAGGTGATGATGAAAAAGGGAGATTTCAAAGTCATTAGGTTTTTTCCAAAATGT GAACTGAAAGACTTGAAGATGAAAGCTGATATGACCAAAAGATTGATGGAGCGTGGTTATCGGGTGAAG TGTGTGGCCAAGGCCAAGGCCAAGGGTAATGAAGATCAGGATCTGGGAGAATTGTATCTCGTCTCTCTGCCATG A
- the LOC120002273 gene encoding translation initiation factor IF3-1, mitochondrial-like isoform X2, which yields MALWCRINQSKLKLFSHQLKRYYLQIPHASSVNYSTTCSTHYLLENPLSGINRMGTGFCSNVRCFAAPVQTKPKKEDKDTTGPRLNEQITADIVRVVINEEHYVVSRREALERARKLNLDLVESEVMMKKGDFKVIRFFPKCELKDLKMKADMTKRLMERGYRVKCVAKAKAKGNEDQDLGELYLVSLP from the exons ATGGCCTTGTGGTGTCGAATCAACCAATCAAAGCTCAAGCTTTTCTCACATCAGCTCAAGAGATACTACTTACAAATTCCTCATGCGTCTTCGGTTAATTACTCCACGACATGCTCAACACATTATCTATTAGAGAACCCGTTGTCGGGTATTAATAGAATGGGCACGGGCTTTTGCAGTAATGTAAGGTGCTTTGCTGCTCCAGTTCAG ACTAAGCCGAAGAAGGAAGACAAGGATACAACTGGACCTCGTTTAAATGAACAAATCACAGCTGACATTGTTAGGGTTGTGATAAACGAAG AGCATTATGTTGTTTCCAGGCGGGAAGCACTTGAACGTGCGAGGAAACTTAATCTTGATCTGGTTGAG TCTGAGGTGATGATGAAAAAGGGAGATTTCAAAGTCATTAGGTTTTTTCCAAAATGT GAACTGAAAGACTTGAAGATGAAAGCTGATATGACCAAAAGATTGATGGAGCGTGGTTATCGGGTGAAG TGTGTGGCCAAGGCCAAGGCCAAGGGTAATGAAGATCAGGATCTGGGAGAATTGTATCTCGTCTCTCTGCCATG A
- the LOC120002272 gene encoding probable 26S proteasome non-ATPase regulatory subunit 3 isoform X2 → MTQDVEMKENPVPSNSITPTSPSTFDKTGAYTREVRRIMRAVRLTISFRRKLKPSVLYDFLSFALTLGSDAYTRISAYLPKEDEHEMEVDTAISVTQSPVKHPLPEIEMYCYLLVLIFLIDQKNYGEAKACASASVARLRNLNRRTVDVLASRLYFYYSLSYELSGDLAEIRGDLLALHRIATLRHDELGQETLLNLLLRNYLHYNLYDQAEKLRSKAPRFEAHSNQQFCRYLFYLGKIRTIQLEYTDAKESLLQAARKAPVAALGFRVQCNKWAVIVRLLLGEIPERTLFMQKGMEKALRPYFELTNAVRIGDLELFKSVAERFSSTFNKDGTHNLIVRLRHNVIRTGLRNISISYSRISLVDVATKLRLNSANPVADAESIVAKAIRDGAVDAILDHTNGWMVSKETGDIYSTNEPQMTFNSRIAFCLNMHNEAVRALRFPPNSHKEKESAEKRRERQQQEQELAKHIAEEDDDEF, encoded by the exons ATGACTCAAGATGTGGAGATGAAAGAGAATCCGGTTCCCTCCAATTCCATCACCCCCACCTCCCCTTCTACTTTCGACA AGACAGGAGCTTACACTAGGGAGGTGCGGAGAATTATGCGGGCGGTGAGGCTGACCATTTCGTTTCGACGGAAGCTGAAGCCCTCTGTGCTCTATGATTTCCTCAGCTTTGCTCTTACACTTGGATCCGATGCGTATACTCGAATATCTGCATACCTGCCGAAG GAAGATGAGCATGAAATGGAGGTTGATACTGCAATATCAGTTACTCAATCTCCTGTGAAGCACCCTTTGCCGGAGATTGAGATGTACTGCTATCTGCTGGTGCTCATTTTTCTCATCGATCAGAAGAATTACGGTGAG GCTAAAGCTTGTGCTTCAGCAAGTGTTGCCCGGTTGAGGAACCTTAATAGGAGAACTGTTGATGTTCTGGCATCTAGGCTCTACTTCTACTACTCTCTTAGCTATGAACTCAGCGGTGATCTTGCTGAAATTAGAGG TGACCTCCTTGCGCTTCATCGGATTGCAACATTGCGGCATGATGAGCTGGGCCAG GAAACACTTCTCAACCTGCTACTCCGCAATTACCTCCATTATAATTTATACGATCAAGCAGAGAAGTTGAGGTCAAAGGCCCCTCGCTTTGAAGCTCACTCAAACCAGCAG TTTTGTCGCTATCTCTTTTACTTGGGAAAGATAAGGACAATACAGTTGGAGTACACAGATGCTAAAGAGTCTCTTCTTCAAGCTGCTCGGAAAGCCCCTGTTGCAGCTCTTGGTTTTCGAGTTCAATGCAACAAGTGGGCAGTCATTGTCAGGTTACTGCTGGGAGAAATCCCTGAGAGGACCCTTTTTATGCAGAAAGGCATGGAGAAGGCTTTGAGGCCATACTTTGAGCTGACAAAT GCTGTGCGAATTGGAGATTTGGAGCTCTTCAAATCTGTTGCAGAGAGGTTCTCAAGTACTTTCAATAAAGATGGAACCCATAATTTGATTGTTAGGCTACGCCATAATGTCATAAGGACAGGGCTTCGGAACATCAGTATCTCTTACTCTCGTATCTCATTGGTCGATGTTGCCACAAAATTGAGGTTGAATTCTGCAAATCCTGTTGCAGATGCTGAGAGCATCGTAGCCAAGGCAATCAGAGATGGAGCTGTTGATGCTATCCTGGATCATACGAATGGGTGGATGGTATCAAAGGAAACTGGGGATATCTACTCAACAAATGAGCCACAAATGACATTTAACTCAAGGATAGCATTCTGCCTCAACATGCATAATGAGGCAGTACGTGCGCTCAGGTTTCCACCAAACTCCCATAAGGAGAAAGAAAGTGCGGAAAAGAGGAGGGAGAGACAACAGCAGGAGCAAGAGCTAGCGAAACACATAGCtgaggaggatgatgatgaattttGA
- the LOC120002272 gene encoding probable 26S proteasome non-ATPase regulatory subunit 3 isoform X1 codes for MTQDVEMKENPVPSNSITPTSPSTFDNLKEIAGLIETGAYTREVRRIMRAVRLTISFRRKLKPSVLYDFLSFALTLGSDAYTRISAYLPKEDEHEMEVDTAISVTQSPVKHPLPEIEMYCYLLVLIFLIDQKNYGEAKACASASVARLRNLNRRTVDVLASRLYFYYSLSYELSGDLAEIRGDLLALHRIATLRHDELGQETLLNLLLRNYLHYNLYDQAEKLRSKAPRFEAHSNQQFCRYLFYLGKIRTIQLEYTDAKESLLQAARKAPVAALGFRVQCNKWAVIVRLLLGEIPERTLFMQKGMEKALRPYFELTNAVRIGDLELFKSVAERFSSTFNKDGTHNLIVRLRHNVIRTGLRNISISYSRISLVDVATKLRLNSANPVADAESIVAKAIRDGAVDAILDHTNGWMVSKETGDIYSTNEPQMTFNSRIAFCLNMHNEAVRALRFPPNSHKEKESAEKRRERQQQEQELAKHIAEEDDDEF; via the exons ATGACTCAAGATGTGGAGATGAAAGAGAATCCGGTTCCCTCCAATTCCATCACCCCCACCTCCCCTTCTACTTTCGACA ATTTGAAGGAGATTGCGGGGTTGATAGAGACAGGAGCTTACACTAGGGAGGTGCGGAGAATTATGCGGGCGGTGAGGCTGACCATTTCGTTTCGACGGAAGCTGAAGCCCTCTGTGCTCTATGATTTCCTCAGCTTTGCTCTTACACTTGGATCCGATGCGTATACTCGAATATCTGCATACCTGCCGAAG GAAGATGAGCATGAAATGGAGGTTGATACTGCAATATCAGTTACTCAATCTCCTGTGAAGCACCCTTTGCCGGAGATTGAGATGTACTGCTATCTGCTGGTGCTCATTTTTCTCATCGATCAGAAGAATTACGGTGAG GCTAAAGCTTGTGCTTCAGCAAGTGTTGCCCGGTTGAGGAACCTTAATAGGAGAACTGTTGATGTTCTGGCATCTAGGCTCTACTTCTACTACTCTCTTAGCTATGAACTCAGCGGTGATCTTGCTGAAATTAGAGG TGACCTCCTTGCGCTTCATCGGATTGCAACATTGCGGCATGATGAGCTGGGCCAG GAAACACTTCTCAACCTGCTACTCCGCAATTACCTCCATTATAATTTATACGATCAAGCAGAGAAGTTGAGGTCAAAGGCCCCTCGCTTTGAAGCTCACTCAAACCAGCAG TTTTGTCGCTATCTCTTTTACTTGGGAAAGATAAGGACAATACAGTTGGAGTACACAGATGCTAAAGAGTCTCTTCTTCAAGCTGCTCGGAAAGCCCCTGTTGCAGCTCTTGGTTTTCGAGTTCAATGCAACAAGTGGGCAGTCATTGTCAGGTTACTGCTGGGAGAAATCCCTGAGAGGACCCTTTTTATGCAGAAAGGCATGGAGAAGGCTTTGAGGCCATACTTTGAGCTGACAAAT GCTGTGCGAATTGGAGATTTGGAGCTCTTCAAATCTGTTGCAGAGAGGTTCTCAAGTACTTTCAATAAAGATGGAACCCATAATTTGATTGTTAGGCTACGCCATAATGTCATAAGGACAGGGCTTCGGAACATCAGTATCTCTTACTCTCGTATCTCATTGGTCGATGTTGCCACAAAATTGAGGTTGAATTCTGCAAATCCTGTTGCAGATGCTGAGAGCATCGTAGCCAAGGCAATCAGAGATGGAGCTGTTGATGCTATCCTGGATCATACGAATGGGTGGATGGTATCAAAGGAAACTGGGGATATCTACTCAACAAATGAGCCACAAATGACATTTAACTCAAGGATAGCATTCTGCCTCAACATGCATAATGAGGCAGTACGTGCGCTCAGGTTTCCACCAAACTCCCATAAGGAGAAAGAAAGTGCGGAAAAGAGGAGGGAGAGACAACAGCAGGAGCAAGAGCTAGCGAAACACATAGCtgaggaggatgatgatgaattttGA